In Daucus carota subsp. sativus chromosome 4, DH1 v3.0, whole genome shotgun sequence, one DNA window encodes the following:
- the LOC108219205 gene encoding protein ENHANCED DISEASE RESISTANCE 2-like isoform X1, which produces MTSPPEMAKKVDIERGSPEGEQRGGGRFEYFGWVYHLGVNKIGHEFCRLRFLYIRGSLLLMYKRDPHDNPGIKPIRRGAIGHTLMVEESGRRKVNKGDVYVLRLYNRLDETKKGEIACATAGEARKWMEAFDHAKQQAEYELSRGRSTRNKLNKETEIDLDGHRRRVRHYAHGLKKLIRIGQGPETLLRQSSLNVNIQTAGNLEGDSGDVIEGHEWKCVRTVNGVRVFEDVAGVKDGKAVLVKAVGVVDASADTVFEVIFNIDRQWRYEWDVLTVDLELVDSLDGHYDIVYGTLDAAYQTRWSSKSDIVFSRQWFRGQDGTYTILHFPAMHKKCPKKPGYRRIKINPSTWEIRTLNTTAGDAKCLVTHMLEVDSKVWRGWKKNQRSKFEKTVPYALLSQVAGLKAYIGANPGFSNESSSTFLCSKSSDYSTSDGEFVDAAEATDEFYDALSSDSSSSEEDSDKEVESDSKVRKIKLKNVSWAIAGFSRKRTADPFASKEFDTSVDPVALDPTQYKGSMRQAKDGADSDCWASPDGADFKIRGKTYLKDNTKIAGGEPLLKLIAVDWLKGDSCINNIALHSSCLVQSEAGKKLPFILVINLQVPAKPNYSLVLYYAANRPVNGSSLLGQFVNGTDLFRDSRFKLIPSIKEGYWMVKRAVGTKACLLGKAVTCNYLRQDNFLEIDVDIGSSSVARSIIGLVLGYVTSIVVDLAILIEGKEENELPEYILGTVRLNRVKPESAVPFSV; this is translated from the exons ATGACTTCGCCGCCTGAAATGGCGAAGAAAGTAGATATAGAGAGAGGATCGCCGGAGGGAGAACAACGAGGAGGAGGTCGTTTCGAGTATTTCGGATGGGTTTATCATTTAGGAGTTAATAAAATTGGTCACGAATTTTGTCGCCTTCGCTTCCTATACATCCGCGGTAGTCTCCTTCTTATGTACAAGCGAGATCCTCATGATAATCCTGGCATT AAACCGATCAGGAGAGGTGCTATTGGGCACACACTAATGGTGGAGGAGTCGGGGAGACGAAAAGTTAACAAGGGT GATGTTTACGTTCTGAGGTTATACAACCGGTTGGATGAGACGAAGAAGGGAGAA ATTGCTTGTGCTACTGCTGGAGAAGCTCGAAAATGGATGGAAGCATTTGATCATGCGAAGCAACAG GCAGAGTATGAGCTGTCTAGAGGCCGTAGTACCAGAAACAAACTGAACAAGGAGACAGA GATTGATCTGGATGGGCATCGGAGAAGAGTAAGGCATTATGCACATGGTCTTAAAAAGTTAATAAGGATAGGGCAAG GTCCGGAGACTCTTTTGCGCCAATCCTCACTGAATGTCAACATACAAACCGCAGGGAACTTAGAAGGAGATAGCGGAGATGTTATTGAAGGGCACGAGTGGAAGTGTGTCCGCACAGTAAATG GTGTTAGAGTATTTGAGGATGTTGCTGGCGTTAAG GATGGTAAAGCAGTTCTTGTCAAAGCTGTTGGTGTTGTTGATGCAAGTGCGGATACTGTTTTTGAAGTGATATTTAACATTGACCGACAATGGAGATACGA GTGGGATGTACTGACAGTGGACTTGGAGCTGGTCGATTCTTTGGATGGACACTATGATATTGTTTATGGCACACTTGATGCTGCATATCAGACTAG GTGGTCATCCAAGAGTGATATTGTCTTCTCCAGACAATGGTTTCGTGGACAAGATGGAACTTATA CAATATTGCATTTCCCGGCTATGCATAAGAAGTGTCCCAAAAAACCGGGTTATCGGCGCATAAAAATTAACC CTTCTACCTGGGAGATAAGAACTTTAAATACCACAGCAGGCGATGCCAAGTGTCTTGTAACACATATGTTGGAGGTTGATTCTAAAGTCTGGCGTGGTTGGAAGAAAAATCAAAGATCGAAGTTTGAAAAAACTGTTCCCTATGCATTATTGAGTCAAGTTGCAG GTCTCAAGGCATACATTGGTGCAAACCCCGGATTTAGTAATGAATCATCCAGTACGTTTCTATGCTCGAAAAGTTCCGATTACTCTACATCAGATGGTGAATTCGTGGATGCAGCAGAAGCTACGGATGAATTCTATGATGCTTTATCTTCTGACTCATCGTCATCTGAAGAGGATAGTGATAAAGAAGTGGAATCTGATAGTAAG GTGAGAAAAATAAAGCTGAAGAACGTGTCTTGGGCTATTGCTGGCTTCTCGAGGAAGCGAACTGCAG ATCCATTCGCCAGTAAGGAGTTTGATACAAGTGTGGATCCGGTTGCTTTAGATCCTACCCAATACAAAGGTTCGATGCGCCAGGCGAAGGATGGGGCTGACAGTGATTGCTGGGCATCTCCAGATGGTGCTGACTTTAAGATCAGAGGAAAGACGTATTTAAAGGATAATACTAAG ATTGCAGGAGGAGAACCCCTTCTTAAACTTATAGCCGTCGACTGGTTAAAGGGTGATAGTTGCATCAATAACATTGCATTACATTCCAGTTGTCTTGTTCAG TCCGAAGCTGGCAAAAAACTCCCGTTCATTCTTGTTATTAATCTGCAG GTTCCTGCTAAACCAAACTACAGTCTGGTACTCTACTATGCTGCCAACAGGCCTGTAAATGGAAGTTCATTGCTGGGTCAATTTGTGAATGGGACGGACTTGTTTCGTGATTCAAGATTCAAACTCATCCCAAGTATAAAAGAG GGATATTGGATGGTCAAGCGTGCAGTTGGAACAAAAGCTTGTCTGTTGGGAAAAGCAGTGACATGCAATTACCTTAGACAGGACAACTTTTTGGAG ATTGATGTTGATATTGGCTCATCATCTGTTGCAAGGAGCATCATTGGTCTGGTGCTTGGATATGTAACAAGTATCGTAGTGGATCTTGCAATACTAATAGAG gGAAAAGAAGAGAATGAACTTCCAGAATACATTCTTGGCACTGTTAGGCTTAACCGTGTGAAACCTGAGTCTGCTGTGCCTTTCAGTGTATAG
- the LOC108219205 gene encoding protein ENHANCED DISEASE RESISTANCE 2-like isoform X2: protein MTSPPEMAKKVDIERGSPEGEQRGGGRFEYFGWVYHLGVNKIGHEFCRLRFLYIRGSLLLMYKRDPHDNPGIKPIRRGAIGHTLMVEESGRRKVNKGDVYVLRLYNRLDETKKGEIACATAGEARKWMEAFDHAKQQAEYELSRGRSTRNKLNKETEIDLDGHRRRVRHYAHGLKKLIRIGQGPETLLRQSSLNVNIQTAGNLEGDSGDVIEGHEWKCVRTVNGVRVFEDVAGVKDGKAVLVKAVGVVDASADTVFEVIFNIDRQWRYEWDVLTVDLELVDSLDGHYDIVYGTLDAAYQTRWSSKSDIVFSRQWFRGQDGTYTILHFPAMHKKCPKKPGYRRIKINPSTWEIRTLNTTAGDAKCLVTHMLEVDSKVWRGWKKNQRSKFEKTVPYALLSQVAGLKAYIGANPGFSNESSSTFLCSKSSDYSTSDGEFVDAAEATDEFYDALSSDSSSSEEDSDKEVESDSKVRKIKLKNVSWAIAGFSRKRTADPFASKEFDTSVDPVALDPTQYKGSMRQAKDGADSDCWASPDGADFKIRGKTYLKDNTKIAGGEPLLKLIAVDWLKGDSCINNIALHSSCLVQSEAGKKLPFILVINLQGGWCFS, encoded by the exons ATGACTTCGCCGCCTGAAATGGCGAAGAAAGTAGATATAGAGAGAGGATCGCCGGAGGGAGAACAACGAGGAGGAGGTCGTTTCGAGTATTTCGGATGGGTTTATCATTTAGGAGTTAATAAAATTGGTCACGAATTTTGTCGCCTTCGCTTCCTATACATCCGCGGTAGTCTCCTTCTTATGTACAAGCGAGATCCTCATGATAATCCTGGCATT AAACCGATCAGGAGAGGTGCTATTGGGCACACACTAATGGTGGAGGAGTCGGGGAGACGAAAAGTTAACAAGGGT GATGTTTACGTTCTGAGGTTATACAACCGGTTGGATGAGACGAAGAAGGGAGAA ATTGCTTGTGCTACTGCTGGAGAAGCTCGAAAATGGATGGAAGCATTTGATCATGCGAAGCAACAG GCAGAGTATGAGCTGTCTAGAGGCCGTAGTACCAGAAACAAACTGAACAAGGAGACAGA GATTGATCTGGATGGGCATCGGAGAAGAGTAAGGCATTATGCACATGGTCTTAAAAAGTTAATAAGGATAGGGCAAG GTCCGGAGACTCTTTTGCGCCAATCCTCACTGAATGTCAACATACAAACCGCAGGGAACTTAGAAGGAGATAGCGGAGATGTTATTGAAGGGCACGAGTGGAAGTGTGTCCGCACAGTAAATG GTGTTAGAGTATTTGAGGATGTTGCTGGCGTTAAG GATGGTAAAGCAGTTCTTGTCAAAGCTGTTGGTGTTGTTGATGCAAGTGCGGATACTGTTTTTGAAGTGATATTTAACATTGACCGACAATGGAGATACGA GTGGGATGTACTGACAGTGGACTTGGAGCTGGTCGATTCTTTGGATGGACACTATGATATTGTTTATGGCACACTTGATGCTGCATATCAGACTAG GTGGTCATCCAAGAGTGATATTGTCTTCTCCAGACAATGGTTTCGTGGACAAGATGGAACTTATA CAATATTGCATTTCCCGGCTATGCATAAGAAGTGTCCCAAAAAACCGGGTTATCGGCGCATAAAAATTAACC CTTCTACCTGGGAGATAAGAACTTTAAATACCACAGCAGGCGATGCCAAGTGTCTTGTAACACATATGTTGGAGGTTGATTCTAAAGTCTGGCGTGGTTGGAAGAAAAATCAAAGATCGAAGTTTGAAAAAACTGTTCCCTATGCATTATTGAGTCAAGTTGCAG GTCTCAAGGCATACATTGGTGCAAACCCCGGATTTAGTAATGAATCATCCAGTACGTTTCTATGCTCGAAAAGTTCCGATTACTCTACATCAGATGGTGAATTCGTGGATGCAGCAGAAGCTACGGATGAATTCTATGATGCTTTATCTTCTGACTCATCGTCATCTGAAGAGGATAGTGATAAAGAAGTGGAATCTGATAGTAAG GTGAGAAAAATAAAGCTGAAGAACGTGTCTTGGGCTATTGCTGGCTTCTCGAGGAAGCGAACTGCAG ATCCATTCGCCAGTAAGGAGTTTGATACAAGTGTGGATCCGGTTGCTTTAGATCCTACCCAATACAAAGGTTCGATGCGCCAGGCGAAGGATGGGGCTGACAGTGATTGCTGGGCATCTCCAGATGGTGCTGACTTTAAGATCAGAGGAAAGACGTATTTAAAGGATAATACTAAG ATTGCAGGAGGAGAACCCCTTCTTAAACTTATAGCCGTCGACTGGTTAAAGGGTGATAGTTGCATCAATAACATTGCATTACATTCCAGTTGTCTTGTTCAG TCCGAAGCTGGCAAAAAACTCCCGTTCATTCTTGTTATTAATCTGCAG GGCGGTTGGTGTTTTTCTTGA
- the LOC108216116 gene encoding DNA replication licensing factor MCM5 — protein sequence MSGWDEGAVYYSDQAQFPRGAGDPEQAASRHTVLRKFKEFIRNFAHQNQPNVFPYRESLVQNPKFLLVNLSDLLNYDKDQDLRDLLRKNPADYLPLFETAAAEVLASLRSRVAGETGEMEEPETGEVQIFLTSEEDPVSMRLLGAQYISKLVKISGITIAASRTKAKATYVTLLCKNCKNVKVIPCRPGLGGAIVPRSCDHVPQAGEEPCPIDPWIVVPDKSKYVDQQTLKLQENPEDVPTGELPRNMLLSVDRHLVQTIVPGTRLTIMGIYSIFQAANSSSSHKGAVAVRQPYIRVVGIEQTSEANSRGPTNFSVDEIEEFKKFASEGDPYEKVCSKIAPSIFGHVDVKKAVACLLFGGSRKVLPDGVKLRGDINVLLLGDPSTAKSQFLKFVEKTAPVAVYTSGKGSSAAGLTASVIQDSSSREFYLEGGAMVLADGGVVCIDEFDKMRAEDRVAIHEAMEQQTISIAKAGITTVLNSRTSVLAAANPPSGRYDDLKTAQDNIDLQTTILSRFDLIFIVKDIRMYSQDKNIASHIIKLHASANAVTGDTKTSKEDNWLKRYIQYCRTVCRPRLSDSAATLLQESYVKIRQDMRRQANENGETAAVPITVRQLEAIVRLSESLAKMQLSHVANDNHVMEAIRLFNNATMDAAKSGINQQINLTPEMANDIKKAETQIKRRMGIGSHISERRLIDELARMGINESIVRRALIIMHQRDEVEYKRERRVILRKA from the exons ATGTCTGGATGGGATGAAGGAGCCGTGTACTACAGCGACCAAGCTCAGTTCCCCCGCGGCGCCGGCGATCCGGAACAGGCGGCGAGTCGCCACACGGTGCTCCGAAAGTTCAAGGAGTTCATTCGAAACTTCGCGCATCAAAATCAACCTAATGTGTTTCCGTACAGAGAGAGCCTTGTTCAAAACCCTAAGTTCCTTCTCGTTAATCTCTCCGATCTTCTCAATTACGATAAAGACCAGGATCTCCGTGATCTTCTCCGTAAAAACCCGGCCGATTACCTTCCCCTG TTTGAGACGGCTGCTGCTGAAGTTTTGGCAAGTTTGAGGTCTAGGGTTGCTGGTGAGACTGGGGAAATGGAGGAGCCTGAGACTGGGGAGGTGCAGATCTTTTTGACATCAGAGGAGGATCCGGTGTCAATGCGTTTGTTAGGG GCACAATACATATCAAAATTGGTTAAGATATCTGGGATCACTATTGCTGCGTCAAGGACTAAAGCAAAGGCAACTTATGTGACTTTATTGTGTAAAAACTGTAAGAATGTAAAAGTGATTCCTTGCCGTCCTGGCCTTGGAGGGGCAATTGTGCCACGTTCATGTGACCATGTGCCTCAG GCTGGAGAAGAACCATGCCCTATTGATCCTTGGATTGTAGTTCCAGATAAAAGCAAGTATGTTGATCAGCAGACTTTGAAATTACAAGAAAATCCCGAG GATGTACCTACTGGTGAACTACCAAGGAACATGCTTCTTTCAGTCGACCGGCATCTGGTGCAAACCATTGTTCCAGGCACAAGATTGACGATAATGGGTATTTATAGTATCTTTCAAGCTGCCAATTCATCATCATC CCACAAAGGAGCAGTTGCAGTTAGACAGCCTTATATAAGGGTTGTGGGAATAGAACAAACAAGTGAAGCTAATTCTCGGGGGCCTACCAATTTCTCTGTAGATGAG ATAGAAGAATTCAAGAAGTTTGCTTCAGAAGGTGACCCATATGAAAAAGTATGCTCCAAGATTGCTCCCTCTATATTTGGCCACGTTGATGTGAAAAAAGCTGTGGCCTGTCTCTTGTTTGGTGGATCAAGGAAG GTTTTGCCTGATGGTGTTAAGTTAAGAGGGGATATAAATGTGTTGCTTCTGGGGGATCCATCTACTGCTAAGTCACAG TTTCTTAAGTTTGTTGAAAAAACGGCTCCTGTAGCTGTATATACATCTGGAAAAGGTTCCTCAGCTGCTGGTCTTACAGCCTCCGTAATTCAAGATAGCAGTTCT CGCGAATTTTATTTGGAAGGAGGGGCCATGGTTTTGGCAGATGGTGGAGTTGTCTGCATCGATGAATTTGACAAAATGAGGGCGGAAGACAG GGTTGCCATTCATGAGGCCATGGAACAGCAAACCATTTCCATTGCCAAAGCTGGTATAACAACAGTACTGAATTCTAGAACATCTGTACTTGCAGCAGCAAACCCTCCATCAGGACGTTATGATGACCTAAAG ACTGCACAGGATAACATTGACCTACAGACAACAATTCTTTCAAgatttgatttgatatttattgtgaagGACATCAGGATGTACAGCCAAGACAAG AATATAGCTAGCCATATCATCAAACTTCACGCATCTGCTAATGCAGTCACAGGAGACACTAAAACTTCTAAAGAAGATAACTGGTTAAAGAG GTATATTCAGTACTGCCGGACTGTATGTCGTCCTCGCCTATCTGATTCAGCAGccacattgctgcaggagagttATGTTAAAATTAGACAG GATATGAGGCGACAAGCTAATGAAAATGGAGAAACTGCAGCAGTTCCAATTACAGTGAGACAGCTGGAAGCTATAGTGAGATTGAGCGAGTCACTTGCAAAGATGCAACT GTCCCATGTTGCGAATGATAACCATGTCATGGAAGCTATTAGATTATTCAACAATGCTACAATGGATGCAGCGAAATCTGGGATAAATCAGCAGATAAATCTCACTCCCGAGATGGCAAATGACATAAAG AAAGCAGAAACTCAAATAAAGCGAAGAATGGGAATTGGTAGCCATATATCAGAAAGAAGGCTTATTGATGAACTTGCCAGAATGGGCATAAATGAATCCATA GTTAGAAGAGCGCTGATAATCATGCATCAAAGAGATGAAGTTGAGTACAAGAGAGAAAGACGGGTTATCCTCAGGAAAGCTTAG